From a region of the uncultured Desulfatiglans sp. genome:
- a CDS encoding DnaJ domain protein → MSKWLLWLLGAAYAVCPYDLLPDFLLGPGWIDDILLLGAIWWYVSSLRKKRAWQSRGAEGAGSYGPGGASARDSGSDRASETSRRQQEGAPSPYEVLGVERNAGQDEIRSAYRRLAAQYHPDKLSHLGQEFQALAEKRFKEIQEAYETLKASGPGQPPHK, encoded by the coding sequence ATGAGCAAATGGCTGTTATGGCTCCTGGGGGCGGCCTATGCCGTCTGCCCTTATGATCTGCTGCCAGACTTCCTGCTGGGCCCCGGCTGGATCGACGACATCCTCCTATTGGGGGCCATTTGGTGGTATGTTTCTTCACTCCGGAAAAAACGGGCGTGGCAAAGCCGCGGCGCGGAGGGAGCGGGTTCCTATGGACCGGGCGGTGCGTCGGCAAGGGACAGCGGCAGCGACCGGGCGTCTGAAACCAGTCGGCGGCAGCAGGAAGGCGCACCCTCTCCGTACGAGGTCCTCGGGGTGGAGCGCAATGCCGGTCAGGATGAAATACGATCTGCCTATCGAAGGCTTGCCGCACAGTATCACCCCGACAAGCTGAGCCACCTGGGGCAGGAGTTTCAGGCCCTTGCAGAAAAGCGCTTCAAGGAGATCCAGGAGGCGTATGAAACGCTCAAAGCCTCCGGCCCAGGACAGCCCCCTCATAAATAG